Within the Anaerolineae bacterium genome, the region CACCGACGATGACCTGTACACCATCGCCAGCCTGACCAGCTCCTTCCAGGTGGACGGCCACCGCGCCGATATCGTCATCCTGAAAACGGCCATCGCCAACGCCGCCTTCGAGGGCCGGCTGAGCGTCACCGAGCGGGATATCGCCCGCGCCGCCGAGCTGGCGCTCCCCCATCGGCTCAAGCGCCAGCCCTTCCAGGAGAGCGAGGTCGCCCAGCAGGAACTGGAACAGCGCGTGGCAGAGATCGTCCAGCAGACCGCCGCCCGTCGGGATGACCTGGCGCTGGCCGGCGACCGCCAACCTGCGGAAAAAAAAACGATGTAACCCCTGATGCCCCCGGCACGCCCAATCTCAGCGGCCATGTGCTGAAAGGGCACCAGGCAGACCCGCTCGGGCAGGGGCATTTCGGCCAGGCCGCTGTGCCGGTGAAGGTGGGCGAGGTCTTCAAGCCCCGCCGGCTGGAATCCCCGCTGGACCGGCTGGTGCGGCGCACCGCTGGCAAGCGCAGTTACACCCTGACCTCGCGCAAGCGCGGCCGCTATATCGGGAGCCGGCCGGCCAACGGGCGGGTGACCGACCTAGCCCTGGACGCCACTATCCGTGAGGCCGCCCCGCATCAGATGCACCGCCAGCGCACCTCTACCGCTTTCACTATCAAAAAGCAGGACCTGCGCCAGAAGGTGCGGGTGCGCCGCGCCTCCAACGCCATCCTCTTCGTCGTAGATGCGAGCTGGTCCATGGCCGCCGCCAAGCGCATGGAAGCCACCAAGGGCGCCATCCTCTCCCTGCTCATCGACGCGTATCAGCGCCGCGATTACGTGGGCCTGGTCGTCTTCCAGAAGGAGCGGGCGCGGCTGGTGCTCCCGCTGACCAACAGCGTGGAGCTGGCCCAGAAGGCGCTGAAGGACATCCCGGTCGGGGGCAAGACGCCCTTGTCCAGCGCCCTCCTGCTGGCCTATCGCGTGCTGATGCGGGAGAAGCGCCGGCATCCGGAGACCATGCCCATGATGATCCTGCTGACCGACGGCGCCGGCAATGTCTCCCTCACCGATATCCCCGCCCAGGAAGAGGCCCTGTTGCTGGCCCGCTATATCCGGCACAGCCCCATCCACTCCGTGGTGATCAATATGGAGCACACCGCCTTCGACCGCGGCCTGGCCCAGAAGCTGGCAGAGGCCCTGAACGCCCCGTGCTACTGCCTGCATGAGCTGAAGGCCGCCGACCTGTATGCCACCGTGCGACAGGAAATGGAGCAACAGCACACCAGCCCGCAGGGGACAGCCTATGCCGGCACACCGCGCAGTGCTTCCTAGACAACTCATCGCCGACCTGTCCCTGATAGTGGTCACCGCTATCTGGGGCGCGACCTTCGTCATGGTCAAGGAGGCGGTGGCGAATTACCCGGTGTTCGCCTTCCTGACCATCCGCTTCGCGCTGGCCCTGCTGTTCCTCCTGCCGGCACTGCTGTGGCGCCGGCGCGCCGGCCGGCAGACCTGGCACCGGCCGACCCTGCGTGCCGGGGTGCTGGTGGGGCTGGCCCTCTTCGCCGGCTACGCCTTCCAGACCTTCGGCCTGCAGTACACCACGCCGGCCAAGGCCGGCTTCATCACCGGCCTCTCCGTGGTCATGGTGCCGCTCTTCTCCGCCGCACTCCTGCGGCAGGCGCCTGACCGCGCCGCCGTCGCCGGCGTTATCATGGCCACCGCCGGCCTGGCCCTGCTCACCTGGCAGGGCGAACTTACCGTGGTGCTCGGCGATATATTGGTGCTGGCCTGCGCGGTGTCCTTCGCCATGCACATCATCGCCCTGGGGGCCTTTTCCCCGCGCATGGACAGCCTGACCTTGCTGGCCGTGCAGATTGCCACGGTGATGTTCCTCAGCCTGGGGATCTCCCTGCTGACCGAGTGGCCGTGGCCGGCCCTGCCGGCGGAGGTGATGGGGGCGGCCGCGTTCACCGGCGTGGCCGCCACGACGGTCGCCTTTGGCATCCAAACGGTGGCCCAGCGCTTCACCTCACCGACGCATACGGCGCTGATATTCGCCATGGAGCCGGTGTGGGCCGGGCTGTTCAGCTTCTGGCTGATTGGCGAACGCCTGGGGCCGCGCTCCCTCGCCGGCGCCGGCCTCATCCTGGCCGGCATGCTGGTCGCAGAGCTGATGCCGGCGCTCTGGCGCCCTGGCGCAGGGAAGGCGCTCGCTTCCCAGGGAAGCAGTGCACTCGATAACCGAAATCCATAACAGGAAGGAGCCAGGAATGTCCGAGTCGACAGCAAGCTTGTACCGGGAGCTGATGGACCAAGCGCTCCAGCATTTCCGCGCCAGGGAATATGACAAAGCCGCGGAGATGCTGGAGCGGATCAGCAAGAGCCTCAGCCGGCTGCGCTATGAGACCCTGCGGAAGCGCCCTGAAACCTGGTCGCTCTTCGCCATGGCCTGTACGGAAGGACTGCGGATCGCGGGGGAGCACGGCTTGGTGGAGCGGGTGCGTTCCTTCCGGGACTGCATTCAGCGGGTCATGCCGGCGGAAGAGCACTTTACCCAGCTCGTGCTGGCCTTTGCCGACGTGTACCTGGGAGAGCTGGAGAAGGCCCGGGAGCAGATCGCCGGCCTGGTGAACGCTTCCGACCTGTCGTTCGCCCAGCGCCTGGAACTGGCGCGGCTTGCGCTGAAAGCCCTGGCGCCGGAGCTGGCACTGCAGGTGCTGGAACACACGGAGGTGCCGGCACCTCCCCAGGAAGACGACCCCCAGAGAGAAGAGACGGAATGGAATATCAACCACTACTGGAGAACCTATATCGAGGCACTGCTCCAGGCCGGCCGGCTGGAAGAGCTTGACGAGCTTCTGCCTCGTATAGGAGCGACCAACGAGCGCCGCATCCCCTATCCCTTTATCGTGCAGGCCTTTCTGAAGCGGCAGGATTATGCCCGGGCGATCGAGTACGCGGACCGCATACCGGAGCTGGCCGGCCGGGGCCTCTTGCGGGGCCTGGTGGCCGCCGCGCAGGGCAAAATGGACTGGGCCAGGGACGAATGGTGGCGGGTAGTGCGGGAGCCGCTGGACGATCAGCGGCTGAAATTCGATGCCTGGATGGAGTGTGCCCTGCGCCTGGATGACCAGGAGAAAATGGCATCGGCGCTGGAGGCCGGCACACCGGCGCTGGAAGGCGCGGCCTGGTTCCGCATGTACCGCTCCCTTTATCAGGCCAAACATGGGGAGCCGGCGGAAGCCCTGCCGGCCTTCCGCGAAGCCCTCCAGGACATGCTCGAGATGGTGGATGTCCCCGTGTCCGAGGAGTGGGTGGTCTGGCATACTAGGGGGCTGGTGGAACATGTCCTGCCAGAAGATGCGCGAGGGGAATTCCTGGCCGCGATCCAGAAGGTAGCAGGGAACAGGCCGGCACACACCGCTCAGCAGGAGGGATAAGAGGGCTATGCGGGCTGTCGTACAGCGGGTGGTGCGCTCATCCGTGAGCGTAGATGGCAAGGTGGTCGGGCAGATTGGCAAAGGTTTGAACGTGCTTATCGGGGTGCGCCAGGGCGATACCGAGGAGCAAGCGCGCTGGCTGGCCCACAAGATCGCCGGCCTGCGCATCTTCGAGGACGAACAGGGCAAGATGAACCTCTCCGTGCGCGATGTGGGTGGAGAGGCGCTGGTCATCTCGCAGTTCACCCTGTACGGTGACGCGCGCAAGGGCTTCCGCCCCAGCTTTGTGGATGCCGCCCCGCCCGAGATCGCCTCCCCGCTGATCGATCGCTTCGTGGAATTTCTGCGCGAGGAAGGGGTTCCCGTCCAGACCGGGGTATTCCAAGCGATGATGCTGGTGGAAATCTACAACGACGGTCCGGTTACCATTATTCTGGAGAGGTGAACCATGCTCACACAGGAAGGGACGTTCGAGGGAGCAAAGGGGCTCCGCATTTTCTACCGGTACTGGGCGCCGGAGGGCCGGCCTCCCCGTGCCATCATCCTGCTGATCCACGGCTACGCCGAACATGCCGGCCGCTATCTGGCCCTGGCCGAGTTCCTCACCGGGCGCGGCTACGGCATCTATGCCCCGGACCTGCGCTGTCACGGCCGCTCCCAGGGGGAGAAGGCCCTCATCGACAGCATGGATTACATGCTGGAGGACTTGCGCAAACTGCTGGACATCGCCCAGGGGGAGCATCCGGGCCTGAAGACCTTCGTCATCGGCCATTCCATGGGCGGCCTGCTGGCGACGTGTTTTGCTATCCTCCATCAGGAGCGGCTTGCCGGCGTCGTGCTGTCCGGCGCGGGATTGATGCCGGGCGCCGGCGTGTCTCCGCTCCTCAAATTCGTCAGCCGGGTCCTGGCGGCCGTGGCCCCACGCCTGCCCCTCCAGGAGATCGCCCGCGATTACGACACCGACCCGTTGAATTATCGGGGCAAGGTGATG harbors:
- a CDS encoding DMT family transporter, with the translated sequence MPAHRAVLPRQLIADLSLIVVTAIWGATFVMVKEAVANYPVFAFLTIRFALALLFLLPALLWRRRAGRQTWHRPTLRAGVLVGLALFAGYAFQTFGLQYTTPAKAGFITGLSVVMVPLFSAALLRQAPDRAAVAGVIMATAGLALLTWQGELTVVLGDILVLACAVSFAMHIIALGAFSPRMDSLTLLAVQIATVMFLSLGISLLTEWPWPALPAEVMGAAAFTGVAATTVAFGIQTVAQRFTSPTHTALIFAMEPVWAGLFSFWLIGERLGPRSLAGAGLILAGMLVAELMPALWRPGAGKALASQGSSALDNRNP
- a CDS encoding VWA domain-containing protein; protein product: MVRRTAGKRSYTLTSRKRGRYIGSRPANGRVTDLALDATIREAAPHQMHRQRTSTAFTIKKQDLRQKVRVRRASNAILFVVDASWSMAAAKRMEATKGAILSLLIDAYQRRDYVGLVVFQKERARLVLPLTNSVELAQKALKDIPVGGKTPLSSALLLAYRVLMREKRRHPETMPMMILLTDGAGNVSLTDIPAQEEALLLARYIRHSPIHSVVINMEHTAFDRGLAQKLAEALNAPCYCLHELKAADLYATVRQEMEQQHTSPQGTAYAGTPRSAS
- a CDS encoding lysophospholipase, which encodes MLTQEGTFEGAKGLRIFYRYWAPEGRPPRAIILLIHGYAEHAGRYLALAEFLTGRGYGIYAPDLRCHGRSQGEKALIDSMDYMLEDLRKLLDIAQGEHPGLKTFVIGHSMGGLLATCFAILHQERLAGVVLSGAGLMPGAGVSPLLKFVSRVLAAVAPRLPLQEIARDYDTDPLNYRGKVMARTAAEMLRKADWALPRIPEIRIPLLCLHGGEDKLVSPEAGRYAYEHAGSSDKTLHIFDGLYHEVFNEIGKEDIYKLVADWLDAHC
- a CDS encoding D-tyrosyl-tRNA(Tyr) deacylase; the encoded protein is MRAVVQRVVRSSVSVDGKVVGQIGKGLNVLIGVRQGDTEEQARWLAHKIAGLRIFEDEQGKMNLSVRDVGGEALVISQFTLYGDARKGFRPSFVDAAPPEIASPLIDRFVEFLREEGVPVQTGVFQAMMLVEIYNDGPVTIILER